The window AAAGCATGCGTTCATTTCTAGAAAAGAAGGAACCCCTAGTAAACGAGGGAATAGCTTGGGCGTTGAACATGCTAGTGAGGAAGCGTTGAAAGAGGCTTTGGAAAATGTCATGACACCTAGTCAAGATGATATCCCAAGTATTAATCAACAAACCTTGTTATCACTTGGTTTATTAGCAGGTCCAGGTAGTCGTCAAAAACGTGAACAATTGGGTGATTATTTGAGAATCGGTTATACTAATGGTAAACAATTGCTAAAACGATTAAATATGTTTAGAATAACGGAAGAAGAGTTAATGGACGCAATACGTGTACTAGAAAGGAATAATGATGACAAAAGAAGTAGCTAATCCTACAAGAACAAAAGAATTATTAAAGAAATATGGTTTCTCATTTAAAAAGAGTTTAGGTCAAAATTTCTTGACAGATTTGAATATTTTAAGAAATATTGTGGAGGTTGCACAATTAAATGATCAAACCAATGTTATTGAAGTAGGACCTGGTATGGGCTCATTAACGGAATTTTTAGCTAGAGAAGCTAATCAAGTATTGGCATTTGAAATTGATCAACGGCTGATGGAAGTATTGGCTGAAACAATGGAGCCTTATCCAAATGTGACAGTGGTCAATGAGGATGTTTTAAAAGCAGATTTAGAAAAAATAACATCTGAAGTATTTGAAAATCCAGAATTACCAATTAAAGTCGTAGCCAATTTGCCTTATTACGTTACAACGCCTATTATGATGCACTTTTTAGAAGCATCACTTGAAATTGATGAAATGGTTGTTATGATGCAAAAAGAAGTCGCAGATCGTATTACAGCAGGTCCTGGGACTAAAG is drawn from Vagococcus xieshaowenii and contains these coding sequences:
- the rnmV gene encoding ribonuclease M5; translated protein: MDTNKKITIQEIVVVEGKDDTKRLKQFFEVDTIETIGSAIDEAILERIEHAHEVRGVIVFTDPDFSGEKIRKTISNYLPEVKHAFISRKEGTPSKRGNSLGVEHASEEALKEALENVMTPSQDDIPSINQQTLLSLGLLAGPGSRQKREQLGDYLRIGYTNGKQLLKRLNMFRITEEELMDAIRVLERNNDDKRSS
- the rsmA gene encoding 16S rRNA (adenine(1518)-N(6)/adenine(1519)-N(6))-dimethyltransferase RsmA, whose amino-acid sequence is MMTKEVANPTRTKELLKKYGFSFKKSLGQNFLTDLNILRNIVEVAQLNDQTNVIEVGPGMGSLTEFLAREANQVLAFEIDQRLMEVLAETMEPYPNVTVVNEDVLKADLEKITSEVFENPELPIKVVANLPYYVTTPIMMHFLEASLEIDEMVVMMQKEVADRITAGPGTKAYGSLSVAVQYFMEAETAFIVPKTAFVPQPNVDSAILHLTKRETPAVEVNNEDKFFALVRASFQQRRKTLWNNLISYFGKDEATKTRLETALAACEIDPKRRGETLSLQEFADLTNYLYPNSN